The DNA window TTGGAAACGTTACCCGTGCTCGGCTAAACCTCCTCGTCAAAGTCACAACCCTTATAAggctaatgacttggggggctcctgttctggactgggccgagcaggcccaacccttgttaccagccgagcaggcccagttCCCTTAGGCCCAATTGCTGGGCAACCGTTAAGGGCTGCCCCCGCGCGAAGACtccggccgagcaggcccaaatctTTTGGGCCCACTCACTAGATAACCACCAAGAGCtatccacgcgcgaagaccacgcgtcacgtctcagcgaaggattcggtcaaccatctccgaaccctacgctatgtgcatccagaacgtgagtctcctgctgactcagccctagcacgggacgttctggcagttccctagcacgtgggcctccaattggatctggcccaattagggaaccttggcccagcgctgggggctataaataccctctttcactagagggtcaggtattctattcttcactctcaaccctcattctctgatagctactaacttaagcatcggagaaccttgcaggtaccccccccatcttgctctccaagccagattctgctgccttgacgattcttctgatcaggtacgatcaaaatCCAAACACTACACTAACCACCATTAACACCCTCACCATCAAAAACTTCACCGTCCCCACTTTTCATCGACGATATAAACCTCACAAACTCCATTACAAACCTTTCAACATCATAAACATAACACAAAATCACGCCATACAAACATCACACAATAAACAATGAGCAGAATCAACACACCATTGCGAACAATGAGCAGATCTGACCAGCTCTTCCGCCACCAGAAATAGCTTTCGGTCGCCGCTGATGCAGCCGCGCGGTCCATCCTCTCCGGTGATGCACGCGTCGACACCGACGCGAGTCGCTCACATCTTAGTCGCCCCACATTGTGTATGGTTTGCTTTGTTCTTACCTTTTTCTACTTCAATTCTAGTTTGAAATGAATAGCCATATAGAAATCTATGATTGCtgttaggggtgctcgcggtgcggtttgggcggttttgacgaaaaaaatcatccgaaccgcaagaaaaaaaatagtgcggtttggtttggttcggttggcttttaaaaaaaatccgaaccaaaccaaaccaaactactgcggtttggttcggttggttcggttttttacaaatattttattgagccatacatacacatatagatgataacataattttgcatttatacattcatacactatcaaataacaacaaaactcgtcatattttgacaacaatttttcatttaatatgtaaaaattaaattagacaaaagtggaatattaaacataaaataatagcataaaacaatataaaaattattataacaaaacaaaaaaatagaagagacgaaagattagtgaaagtgaaaaagaaaaaaagtgttgagagattagagaagaagatatgcgataaaaacgaaactgaaatacggaacatttacataaaaatgagaaggtgaaaaagaaagaatataagagagtagagattatagaagaagagggaagatatatgtggcaaagaaggtgcgataatgttattagagattttagaagatcgggactgaaattatatgtgtaaggatgagaaaattgttcgtaatcataatgctaatgtataataagtttaagtttgggttggatgtgagttagtaaaatttaggttgtaacatagtgcggtttgattcggtttggttcggtttacaaaatacaaaccgcaaaccgaaccgtgcggttttgtaaaaactgacccaaattaatccgaaccaaatgcggttttttgcagtttcagtttggtttggtttggtttgcggttttctattgggttggtttggttttgatcacccctaattGCTGTTgtggttattttaattttgatgaagaaAGTGAGATGCATTAGTTTTTTCCTAGTTTTACAAATTGGTGGATTGGTAAACCGGcccgttaaattttttttttaaatcaacatTGATTTTTAAGGAAAACATGCAAGCTAATATATTAAGAACTTTATAATTTTGTATGCATACCATAcaattattcttttatttcaattttttcaatcaacacatgtattagaaagttatagaaaaaatattacaattataattcaatttgtatgtataataatttagaatacaattcaataagtaaaaaataaaaagttttaacAAAAAGCCCGCAGGGGAAAATCTAACCCGCCCTGCCTCGGCCCGTTTTTTTAAGCGGGTTAGGCGGCGCGAGTCAACTTAAGGTACCGAGCCAAAAACTTCAGTCCAGCCCGTCTAAAATGACAGGTCAAACGGTCCGACCCGGCTGTCCTGACCTATTTTGCccaggggtggcaaacgggcatgcccgccccgcaaaaCCTCCGAAAAAACGGGACGGGTGGGGTGGACATATTAGAGAGTGCGggtgtaaatatttatttattttaaactaattcaaattaaataataattaattaatttaatagtaaatcaattaaataataatttatttatttttatttgattaattatatttaggatgcatattttattaattttttttaatttttgtattatttaaaattagtaaatatttatttgtgttttatttgaaataaataaatgtttgttctaaattattaattttaaatatttatgggTTAATAGCGATTTACTCTCATGtcatataggcgagttttgatttaccttcctttaaaaaaaagttttggattatccccctataattttttagcactcctaagcgtgtaaaaactagggggataaataaaaaaagatatttACAGGGGAATAATTTTTCCTCTTAGGAGGCAAAAgacttataattttaaaattatagggggtaatccaaaaaaaaaaatttaaaggggGTAAATTAAAACTCACTTAAATGATAGGGGGTAAATGGCTATTAACCCAATATTTATTATTAGGAATAtttacaatagaaattgatttgtctacttGTAAAGTGACACTATCATTTAACTTGAAAAGGCTTGGGGTTTAGACTCCATTGGtacaatttttaacttttttgttttaaatttaaaaatatttaatattattaaaaattataggaATTATTCGTCATGAATGTACATTGTactagtggtaaagacttaagaaATTAGTCGAAGGTTTTGAGTTCAATTTCAtaataaaaacaattttgatttttttttatattattaatttagaattgtttaaaaataaaattataataaaaaatcaatttagtatttaaaaaatgaaaaataaaaaaccaacgtgacagtccagtcacggtttaaaagtataaaaaaaatcggtttgaaaaaaatatcaaCAAAAGTACTATGGCTCGGTTAAACTTTGTAAAGGATTAAATCGGGTCTTTTTTTTGTGAGAGACTTATTTGGGTTGTGTAATTTtcgtgagggaccaaaatgagtcttcactcttaaatatttattaggctgatattattattatatcttgaatataatggtatatatttaattatatattttgattaatacaattaattatatatactattagttgtattaatttaccttgattttaattttttaacaaatattgaATTATTTCGGATATGATATCCGAAAAATCTCaacactaaaaaaattaaaatatttcggatatgtatCTACGAAGTCACCTCTTTCCCCAAAAAAAGGGGCAATTTCTTTATGCACCCATATAGGATGGAAAAAAGCCATAATATTCTCAAAATATCCtttgaatatgcatatccgaagtcacCCTTATCACATTTTCACtaattttggatatgcatatatgaAAATAACTCATATCAACTATTTCGGAGaagcatatccgaaaacaccatttttaCATTTAAATGTCAggtgttttttcggatatgcatatccggaaAAACCCTTCATATACTTTTTTCCCTCCATCACTATTTCATTTTGTTTCttccaaacaaaacaaaaaccctTTTCAAAACCTCAAccattttcaatcaattttttgTCTCCAAACCAAGTTTCATGTGGTTCATCATATCAAggagagcatagaaagctacaatttgaggtaatgTTTTCTCATTCCATCTCTCATTTTACTGCATTGGTATTGATTTGTGAAAAAAGAAATTGCGTCAGTTCGGAAATGCACTTTTGAAATCCACCaaacttatttcggaagtgcatttctgaaataaggtctgttacaaaattaaaaaaaaacagttttgacaGCATGTATGTTTTGTGCATTTGTTAGGTGTAGTGCATCCCGACAATATTGTCAGAGATGAGTTAGAAGTTCCGAAAGAGGTCAACGTAGATGCTAAGTCTAAAGAGCCGATTAACGATGTTAAAAAGATTGTTGTTTCGGTGGATGTTCGACcacaatttacaaatgaaatgACTTTCACTTGTCGTGGACATTTGCTAGAGTGGGTCCAAaatgaagctagtaaacttggatttggcgtTGTGATAGCAAGGTCTGACGATGGCACTAGTAGAAGGAAAGCATTTGTTATGATGAGATGCGAGAGGGGTGGGAAGTATGTTCCAACAAATCGGAAGTTAAAACATGATGACACGGGATCAAGAATGTGtgcgtgtccgtttaagttgtgcGTATCTTGTAGGGTTGATGGTTTGTGGCCTTTTAGAGTCATATGTAGAATTCATAATCACGCATTGGAGACCAAGCTACACGGCCATCGAATTATGTGTCAGCTAAATCGCGAAGAGAaggattttatttcaaaattatcgATAATCAAAGTTGTGCCGAGAAACATACTTGTCGATTTGAAGCGAAAAAGACTAGATAGTGCTTTAGTACCGTTCACCTTCACTAGGCGCAAAATAAAACGTCAAGTTCACCCGATTTAAGCTCAAGAACGACGACGATTTAAAGTTTATGTGGGCAACTTTTAA is part of the Vicia villosa cultivar HV-30 ecotype Madison, WI linkage group LG2, Vvil1.0, whole genome shotgun sequence genome and encodes:
- the LOC131651137 gene encoding uncharacterized protein LOC131651137 yields the protein MSGVVHPDNIVRDELEVPKEVNVDAKSKEPINDVKKIVVSVDVRPQFTNEMTFTCRGHLLEWVQNEASKLGFGVVIARSDDGTSRRKAFVMMRCERGGKYVPTNRKLKHDDTGSRMCACPFKLCVSCRVDGLWPFRVICRIHNHALETKLHGHRIMCQLNREEKDFISKLSIIKVVPRNILVDLKRKRLDSALVPFTFTRRKIKRQVHPI